A single window of Paenibacillus sp. SYP-B4298 DNA harbors:
- a CDS encoding glycoside hydrolase family 30 protein — protein MATTMWYSSTEALPWSRKSTGGAEKAESVLTVGSERKQTMDGFGGCFNELGFIALGNLPEAERAQVLHDLFHPEGEQRFSICRLPIGASDYASQWYSLNETDGDLAMEHFSIERDKQYLIPYIKEALALNPELKLFASPWSPPTWMKSPKAYNYGTLRWEKEILEAYALYFVKFVQAYREEGITIHQIHVQNEVVADQKFPSCVWTGEQLREFIRDYLGPAFARHGLDTEIWLGTINAAEPWDEWMKKKAQDHDAYAHTVLSDPEAYKYITGVGYQWAGKYTIQRTVSSYPELKYMQTENECGDGENTWFYAKYVFNLYQHYLANGVNAYIYWNMALEPKGRSTWGWEQNAMITIDPAEHKAIRNPEYYVMKHYSHFVPPSSQRLSLKGPWTGNATAFATPAGDTVIVIANPFKEARTIAIACGAEQVSFTLEAESFNTIVYQG, from the coding sequence ATGGCAACTACGATGTGGTATTCCAGTACAGAGGCGTTACCGTGGAGCAGGAAGTCCACTGGCGGAGCAGAAAAGGCGGAGTCGGTGCTGACGGTGGGCAGTGAGCGGAAGCAGACGATGGATGGCTTCGGCGGCTGCTTTAATGAGCTGGGCTTTATCGCGCTGGGGAATCTGCCTGAGGCTGAGCGAGCGCAAGTCCTGCATGATCTATTCCACCCTGAAGGCGAGCAGCGCTTCTCAATCTGCCGACTTCCAATCGGAGCAAGTGATTACGCCAGCCAGTGGTACAGCCTGAACGAGACGGATGGCGATCTGGCGATGGAGCATTTCTCTATCGAGCGGGATAAGCAGTATCTGATCCCGTACATTAAGGAGGCACTGGCGCTCAACCCCGAGCTGAAGCTGTTCGCTTCGCCGTGGAGTCCGCCGACCTGGATGAAGTCCCCCAAGGCGTACAACTATGGCACGCTTCGTTGGGAGAAGGAGATTCTGGAGGCGTATGCGCTCTACTTCGTCAAGTTTGTGCAGGCGTATCGTGAAGAAGGCATTACGATTCATCAGATTCACGTGCAAAATGAAGTTGTGGCCGACCAGAAGTTCCCTTCCTGTGTCTGGACAGGCGAGCAGCTTCGAGAGTTTATCCGTGATTATCTGGGGCCGGCCTTTGCCCGCCATGGGCTGGATACGGAAATCTGGCTCGGTACGATTAACGCCGCGGAGCCTTGGGATGAATGGATGAAGAAGAAGGCGCAGGATCATGATGCATATGCGCATACCGTATTAAGCGATCCTGAAGCATACAAGTACATCACAGGCGTTGGCTATCAATGGGCGGGGAAATATACGATTCAGCGCACGGTCTCCAGCTACCCTGAATTAAAATATATGCAGACGGAGAACGAGTGCGGCGACGGCGAGAACACATGGTTCTACGCCAAGTACGTCTTCAATCTGTATCAGCATTACTTGGCGAACGGCGTGAACGCTTATATCTATTGGAATATGGCGCTTGAGCCCAAGGGCCGCAGCACGTGGGGCTGGGAGCAGAACGCTATGATCACCATTGATCCGGCAGAGCACAAGGCTATTCGCAATCCCGAATATTATGTGATGAAGCATTATTCGCACTTTGTTCCGCCCAGCTCGCAGCGTCTGAGTCTCAAGGGGCCGTGGACAGGTAATGCGACCGCCTTCGCGACTCCGGCAGGAGACACGGTCATCGTCATCGCGAACCCGTTCAAGGAGGCGCGAACGATTGCCATCGCATGTGGCGCAGAGCAAGTCTCATTCACATTGGAGGCGGAGTCGTTTAACACGATCGTCTATCAAGGCTAA
- the trxA gene encoding thioredoxin translates to MAAVVLTKDNFNSSIESGVTLVDFWAPWCGPCKMQLPIVEELAGELAGQATIGKINVDEEPELASQFGVMSIPTLILFKDGQPVDKMVGLQSKDALKGKISNV, encoded by the coding sequence ATGGCAGCAGTAGTATTGACTAAAGATAATTTCAATTCCAGCATCGAGAGCGGCGTTACGCTCGTGGACTTCTGGGCGCCATGGTGCGGCCCTTGCAAGATGCAGCTCCCTATCGTAGAAGAACTGGCAGGCGAGCTGGCCGGTCAAGCAACAATCGGCAAAATCAACGTCGACGAGGAGCCTGAACTGGCTTCCCAATTCGGCGTGATGAGCATTCCGACACTGATCCTGTTCAAGGACGGTCAGCCCGTCGACAAGATGGTCGGCCTGCAAAGCAAAGATGCGCTGAAAGGCAAAATCAGCAACGTGTAA
- a CDS encoding S-layer homology domain-containing protein — protein MSRSKRRRKQWLVTLATVIALTGTIPSAAFADRIATTATVSTEHNVAEPSSESPVNAKITKEKADELSRKIVSIPKEYTLQNANYQTSALYSGKQGSWSMSYVLRKNNKSLGTINTRINADTGELIYYTNYNNDPTRKPSYPPKADREQAQEIASSFIGVVGSSYKGQIKVDEDFGVDTRQPLTGEVSYSFRYNRLVGGLPFMDNYIQVMVDGEGHIINYELNWDATVKFENAAPKLTSEQAMARFREEAKLQLSYMLPYSAKKQVPILSYNLSTMVLDAVTGKPIERSGRYVENTTKPVADKALGAKPTAGKALTAEQASQKVAAAFDLPSTAKLEDSSYSEYMDDASGKSVSVWGLNWSVKQEGKDIGYSAWAEVNALTGEVRSFSYYDGRENKDQKDKAVTYEQAKSKALEIVKKQLPGYVQELYLQEEADLSQYTTKKPEEIGSYSFRFPRYVNGVNVPYDNVYVRINAVTGSVQDYNAQFFNYTYPSTLPTLIDKDKALDEYNKYYKVELTYALLGDDSYIGIPVEKYNLMVAAGEINPNDASGSGPAKLVYRMVKRPLEENVFLDAQTGQWRAVDSGEVTSLIKQKAADIAGHWAERELQLMIDYKALDLEDGKVRPNQTVTRGELIKMLVLSMNGGSRNMPMAALSMGQASFKDVAADSSYFVYIEEALANDLIDKGDGSFNPEGKVDREEMAELIVRALGYNTLADHTDIFNVNFADASKMEKKGQAAIVTGLGIMSKDSKGNFRPSSEVSRAEASAAFFRFLQAKADLKEAPLRD, from the coding sequence ATGAGCCGATCCAAGAGAAGAAGAAAGCAATGGTTGGTAACTCTGGCAACAGTAATCGCTTTAACAGGAACGATTCCAAGTGCGGCATTTGCGGACCGGATAGCGACTACCGCCACCGTATCGACGGAGCACAACGTGGCTGAGCCGTCCAGCGAGAGCCCGGTTAATGCCAAGATCACCAAAGAGAAGGCCGATGAGCTGTCGAGAAAGATCGTCAGCATTCCTAAAGAATATACGCTTCAGAACGCTAACTATCAGACCTCGGCATTGTACTCGGGCAAGCAAGGAAGCTGGTCAATGTCCTATGTGCTGCGCAAAAACAACAAATCGCTCGGCACGATCAACACGCGGATTAACGCGGATACCGGAGAGCTGATCTATTATACCAATTACAACAACGACCCTACGCGCAAGCCGAGCTATCCGCCGAAGGCAGATCGGGAGCAGGCACAGGAGATCGCCTCGTCGTTCATAGGTGTAGTTGGCTCCAGCTACAAGGGGCAAATTAAGGTGGATGAGGATTTCGGGGTGGATACCCGTCAACCGCTGACAGGGGAAGTCAGCTATAGCTTCCGCTACAACCGACTCGTAGGCGGGCTGCCATTCATGGATAACTATATTCAGGTTATGGTGGATGGAGAAGGCCATATTATCAATTACGAGCTGAATTGGGATGCCACGGTGAAGTTTGAGAATGCGGCGCCGAAGCTGACGTCAGAGCAGGCTATGGCCCGATTCCGCGAGGAAGCGAAGCTGCAACTGAGCTATATGCTCCCGTACTCCGCGAAAAAACAAGTGCCGATCCTGTCCTATAATCTGTCGACGATGGTGCTGGACGCGGTAACCGGCAAGCCTATAGAGCGGTCGGGGAGATATGTCGAGAATACGACTAAGCCCGTTGCGGACAAGGCGCTGGGAGCCAAGCCGACTGCCGGGAAGGCGCTGACAGCAGAGCAAGCAAGCCAGAAGGTGGCAGCAGCCTTCGACTTGCCGTCCACTGCCAAGCTGGAGGACAGCAGCTATTCTGAATATATGGATGACGCTTCCGGCAAGAGTGTCTCCGTATGGGGACTGAATTGGTCCGTCAAGCAGGAGGGCAAGGATATTGGGTATTCGGCCTGGGCGGAGGTCAATGCACTGACTGGCGAGGTTCGCAGCTTCTCCTATTATGACGGCAGAGAGAACAAAGATCAGAAGGATAAGGCCGTCACCTATGAGCAAGCCAAATCCAAGGCACTGGAGATTGTGAAGAAGCAACTGCCGGGTTATGTGCAGGAGCTATATTTGCAAGAGGAGGCGGACCTCTCCCAATACACGACGAAGAAGCCGGAGGAGATTGGCAGCTACAGCTTCCGTTTTCCCCGTTACGTGAATGGAGTTAACGTGCCGTATGACAATGTCTATGTCAGAATCAATGCGGTTACCGGCAGTGTTCAAGATTATAATGCCCAGTTCTTCAACTACACGTATCCTTCCACGTTGCCGACCCTTATCGACAAGGACAAGGCGCTGGACGAGTATAATAAATATTATAAGGTCGAGTTGACCTATGCGCTGCTTGGAGATGACAGCTACATTGGCATTCCGGTCGAGAAATACAATCTGATGGTGGCTGCTGGAGAGATTAATCCGAATGATGCGAGCGGCTCGGGCCCAGCCAAGCTGGTCTACCGTATGGTGAAGCGTCCGCTCGAGGAGAACGTCTTCCTGGATGCTCAGACAGGTCAGTGGCGTGCGGTGGACAGCGGCGAGGTAACCAGTCTGATTAAGCAGAAGGCAGCCGATATTGCGGGTCATTGGGCCGAGCGTGAGCTGCAGCTTATGATTGATTACAAGGCGCTGGATCTGGAGGATGGCAAGGTTCGTCCGAATCAGACGGTGACTCGCGGCGAGCTGATCAAGATGCTGGTGCTCTCGATGAATGGCGGCAGCAGGAATATGCCGATGGCCGCCCTGTCTATGGGGCAGGCCTCCTTCAAGGATGTTGCGGCAGACTCGTCTTATTTCGTCTATATCGAGGAGGCGCTAGCTAACGACCTGATCGACAAGGGTGATGGCTCCTTCAACCCTGAGGGCAAGGTGGATCGCGAGGAGATGGCGGAGCTGATCGTGCGTGCGCTGGGGTACAACACCTTGGCAGACCATACGGATATATTCAATGTTAACTTTGCCGACGCGTCCAAGATGGAGAAGAAAGGGCAAGCGGCGATCGTTACAGGCTTGGGCATCATGTCCAAGGATAGCAAGGGCAACTTCCGTCCGAGCAGCGAGGTCTCTCGCGCAGAAGCATCTGCGGCCTTCTTCCGCTTCCTGCAAGCGAAGGCTGATCTGAAGGAAGCGCCGCTGCGGGATTAA
- a CDS encoding Rrf2 family transcriptional regulator has product MNSEFTIAVHSLVLLANLPERMARSEYIAENVQTHPARIRKVMGFLRREGFVETREGTRGGYRLIADPVQVSLGDIYRCIAKGTLSPNWCSGNPEMDCVVGSNMQEVMNNIFCTAERQLEAHFNGITIAEVLGQIHECQEC; this is encoded by the coding sequence ATGAACAGCGAATTTACGATAGCCGTCCATAGTCTGGTGCTGCTGGCGAATCTGCCAGAGAGAATGGCGCGCAGCGAGTATATTGCAGAGAATGTGCAGACGCATCCGGCCCGCATTCGCAAGGTGATGGGATTTCTGCGGCGTGAGGGCTTCGTGGAGACGCGCGAGGGAACGCGCGGCGGCTACAGGCTGATTGCCGATCCGGTACAGGTGTCGCTAGGCGATATATATCGCTGCATTGCCAAGGGAACGCTCAGCCCCAACTGGTGCTCGGGCAACCCGGAGATGGACTGTGTTGTCGGCTCGAATATGCAAGAGGTCATGAATAATATCTTTTGCACGGCTGAGCGGCAACTGGAGGCGCACTTCAACGGCATCACCATCGCAGAGGTGCTTGGCCAGATTCATGAATGTCAGGAATGTTGA
- a CDS encoding AraC family transcriptional regulator has translation MSTSYERLGDWLPPIDWNVKLYGAHRRTVPAGWFMQEEAHVGFEMLLLINGAQETVIGSNRYLLQSGDIILIPPGFKHTNRCAATEGMTYFCLHFHVNDPLFCIEMIQHNRFLYPAGSADNNQFAQVLEHLMQMLQPGRTYTTSDRFLIQSHLFGLLSLLSQLTDSPDAHRESSAPTSVHYARMIAETLKHQFDLDPARDTSAPALGIEQIIRSLGITPGYGLEVFRKVYGMSPRRFLSELKLNEAKTLIRQPELALSEIAQRLGYAHLSHFSRQFKRWTGMSPLEYRRSAIPGI, from the coding sequence ATGTCTACTTCCTATGAGAGGCTCGGGGATTGGCTGCCTCCGATCGACTGGAATGTGAAGCTGTACGGCGCCCATAGACGAACAGTCCCTGCCGGATGGTTCATGCAGGAGGAAGCGCATGTGGGCTTCGAGATGCTGCTCCTGATCAACGGCGCACAGGAGACGGTCATTGGCAGCAATCGCTATCTGCTCCAGAGCGGGGACATCATCCTCATCCCCCCCGGCTTCAAGCATACGAACCGCTGCGCAGCTACGGAGGGCATGACGTATTTCTGCCTGCATTTCCACGTCAATGATCCTCTGTTCTGCATCGAGATGATCCAACACAATCGTTTCTTGTATCCGGCGGGAAGCGCGGATAATAATCAGTTTGCTCAAGTGCTGGAGCATCTTATGCAGATGCTCCAGCCTGGTCGGACATATACAACATCGGATCGCTTTCTTATTCAATCGCATCTGTTCGGGCTGCTCAGCTTGCTGTCCCAGCTCACCGATTCGCCGGATGCTCATCGAGAGAGCTCTGCGCCAACCTCTGTGCATTATGCACGGATGATTGCAGAGACGCTGAAGCATCAGTTCGATCTTGATCCCGCCCGCGATACATCTGCCCCGGCTCTAGGCATCGAGCAGATCATCCGCTCGCTCGGAATTACGCCAGGCTATGGCCTGGAGGTATTCCGCAAGGTGTACGGCATGTCGCCGCGGCGCTTCCTGTCCGAGCTGAAGCTCAACGAAGCGAAGACGCTCATCCGACAGCCAGAGCTAGCGCTCTCCGAGATTGCACAGCGCCTCGGCTATGCGCATCTTTCTCATTTCAGCCGCCAGTTCAAGCGCTGGACCGGCATGAGTCCACTGGAATACCGTCGAAGCGCAATCCCTGGGATCTGA
- a CDS encoding transposase, whose protein sequence is MEASPVAYKQPCPICDSEQHVKCDGRNQPRQIRHLSILGRKSYVHVPSQRLTCTRFGIRFVWMYDFVGPKQRYSRAFRAETVEQALGSTSAHSARMQDVPASTVQRMHQDALPTENERLMEQAWREAKDTAGLVLGIDDFAIKKGHTYNTGIHNLRGETMLDLLAGRKLDELRAYARQHPEFLALNPQSRCDGLGSGVSYVDQRMLSECHPHCGSFPCS, encoded by the coding sequence TTGGAGGCATCGCCTGTAGCCTACAAACAACCTTGCCCCATCTGCGATTCGGAACAACATGTGAAGTGTGATGGTCGAAACCAACCACGTCAAATTCGGCATTTGAGTATCTTGGGCAGAAAGAGTTATGTGCATGTGCCATCTCAACGTTTGACTTGTACGCGTTTCGGAATCCGCTTTGTTTGGATGTATGACTTTGTAGGCCCTAAACAGCGTTACAGCCGAGCTTTCCGTGCCGAAACGGTAGAACAAGCCCTTGGCTCCACGTCAGCTCATAGCGCACGTATGCAAGACGTACCCGCCAGTACGGTACAGCGGATGCACCAAGATGCCCTGCCTACCGAAAACGAACGCTTGATGGAGCAGGCTTGGCGCGAAGCCAAGGACACCGCAGGCCTGGTACTGGGGATCGACGACTTTGCAATTAAAAAGGGCCATACGTACAATACCGGTATTCACAATCTTCGGGGCGAAACGATGCTGGATCTACTGGCTGGCCGCAAGCTCGACGAGCTGCGTGCCTATGCTCGCCAGCATCCCGAATTTTTGGCGCTAAACCCCCAAAGCCGTTGTGATGGACTTGGCTCAGGCGTATCATACGTGGATCAGCGAATGCTTTCCGAGTGCCATCCGCATTGCGGATCGTTTCCATGTTCATAA
- a CDS encoding glycosyl hydrolase — MKGWFKTSGAMLLILTLLLGLTTVPAHAASPLHMIESEEAELSPELQVVTEVYGQPKPGYTGSGFVWMQNGGTLTYSVTVPETGMYQISTRFMQELSPDGRLQYLSINGVSKGSYMLPYTTTWSNFNLGYHKLTQGVNTIQVKAGWGFAYFDSLTVDYADLDPLNVLPILSDPEATPETQLLMNYLTEVYGNHMLSGQQEIYGGGNDGDMELEFEWIYNLTGKYPAIRGFDLMNYNPLYGWEDGTTARMIDWVNNRGGIATASWHINVPKNFTAYQLGQPVDWLDSTYKPTDTNYNTANAVILGTKEYEYLMLAIEDLAEQLLILQENDVPVIFRPFHEAEGNGGLNGEGAWFWWAKAGAEVYKQMWDLLYTELTQTYGLHNLIWTHNSYVYSTSPAWYPGDDKVDLIGFDKYNTIYNRDDGLSGVPNEDAISSTFYQLVELTGGAKMVAMTENDTVPSLQNLMDEKSGWLYFLPWYGEFLMSSAYNYPETLTTLYQSEYVITLDELPDLKASQPSASITPASAVFDKKTGNQADVTVTMTLSGNTLQGIKNGSASLIPGIDYTVSGTTVTISKSYLAAQTVGTTNLTFDFSAGADRTLAVSIVDTTVALPGALTLTGTAGNEQATLTWTASAGAASYHVERAEGGGAYTTIASSLTGLTYTDTTVVNGTLYSYRVVASNAAGSVSSNIIALTPSVTTTPTDSFKLQMYSSNTAASSNTIAPHIKIVNTSTSALDLSTVKLRYYYTSDGQQTQAFWCDWSHVGSSNVTGTFVTMSTPKPDADSYVEIGFTSGAGTLAPGAAAEIQIRLARTDWSNYTQTGDYSFRPIGSSYADWTKMTGYANGVLQWGMEP; from the coding sequence ATGAAAGGTTGGTTCAAAACATCAGGCGCTATGCTGCTGATCCTTACTTTGCTGCTAGGATTGACGACCGTGCCCGCTCATGCAGCGTCTCCGCTGCACATGATCGAAAGCGAGGAGGCCGAGCTCAGTCCTGAGCTTCAGGTGGTAACGGAGGTCTACGGGCAGCCCAAGCCCGGATACACTGGAAGCGGATTCGTCTGGATGCAGAATGGGGGGACTCTCACCTACTCTGTGACGGTTCCGGAAACCGGCATGTACCAGATTTCTACCCGGTTCATGCAGGAGCTAAGCCCTGACGGGAGGCTTCAATATCTGTCGATTAACGGTGTGAGCAAGGGCTCGTATATGCTGCCTTATACGACGACATGGTCGAATTTTAATTTGGGGTATCACAAGCTGACTCAAGGCGTCAACACGATCCAGGTGAAGGCAGGCTGGGGCTTTGCTTACTTTGACAGCCTTACTGTGGATTATGCTGATCTGGACCCCTTGAATGTGCTGCCGATCCTCTCTGACCCCGAGGCTACACCCGAGACACAGCTATTGATGAATTACTTGACGGAGGTGTACGGCAACCATATGCTCTCCGGGCAGCAGGAAATCTACGGAGGCGGCAATGATGGCGACATGGAGCTGGAGTTTGAATGGATCTATAATCTGACGGGCAAATATCCGGCGATTCGAGGCTTCGACTTGATGAACTATAATCCGCTATATGGCTGGGAGGATGGCACAACCGCCCGGATGATCGACTGGGTGAACAATCGGGGCGGGATCGCCACAGCTAGCTGGCATATCAATGTTCCGAAGAATTTCACCGCCTACCAGCTAGGCCAGCCTGTAGACTGGTTAGATTCGACCTACAAGCCTACGGACACCAATTATAATACGGCGAATGCGGTCATTCTTGGCACGAAGGAATATGAATACCTGATGCTGGCCATCGAAGATCTGGCGGAGCAGCTTCTGATCCTGCAGGAGAACGATGTTCCGGTGATCTTCCGTCCATTCCACGAGGCGGAGGGCAATGGTGGACTCAATGGCGAGGGCGCCTGGTTCTGGTGGGCCAAGGCAGGTGCAGAGGTGTACAAACAAATGTGGGATCTGCTCTATACCGAGCTTACACAGACCTATGGCCTCCACAATCTGATCTGGACGCATAACAGCTACGTGTACAGCACCTCTCCTGCATGGTATCCCGGTGACGACAAGGTAGACCTTATCGGATTTGATAAATACAATACGATCTACAACCGCGATGATGGTCTGTCCGGCGTGCCGAATGAGGACGCGATCAGCTCGACGTTCTATCAGCTTGTTGAACTGACCGGCGGTGCCAAGATGGTGGCCATGACGGAGAATGATACGGTTCCGAGTCTGCAGAATCTGATGGATGAAAAATCAGGCTGGCTCTACTTCCTGCCTTGGTATGGCGAATTCCTCATGAGCTCCGCCTATAACTATCCAGAAACCTTGACCACGCTGTATCAGAGCGAATATGTCATCACCTTGGATGAATTGCCTGATCTGAAGGCGAGCCAGCCAAGCGCATCGATCACTCCTGCCAGCGCGGTGTTTGACAAGAAGACAGGTAACCAAGCCGATGTCACCGTTACGATGACACTAAGCGGCAATACGCTTCAAGGGATTAAGAACGGCTCTGCGTCCCTCATACCCGGTATAGATTACACGGTGTCGGGTACGACGGTTACGATTAGCAAGAGCTATCTCGCCGCGCAGACCGTGGGCACGACGAATCTGACGTTCGACTTCAGCGCGGGCGCCGACCGCACGCTTGCAGTCTCGATCGTCGATACAACAGTTGCGTTGCCTGGAGCGCTCACGTTAACGGGTACGGCAGGCAATGAACAAGCGACACTGACATGGACAGCCTCCGCCGGGGCAGCCTCCTACCATGTCGAGCGCGCTGAAGGCGGCGGCGCGTACACGACGATTGCGTCTAGCTTGACCGGCCTGACTTACACCGATACGACCGTTGTGAACGGGACGCTGTATAGCTATCGTGTCGTGGCATCCAATGCGGCAGGGTCAGTAAGCTCCAACATTATTGCCCTGACGCCTTCCGTGACGACGACGCCGACAGACAGCTTCAAGCTCCAAATGTACAGCAGCAATACGGCTGCTTCCAGCAACACGATCGCTCCACATATCAAGATCGTGAACACAAGTACGAGCGCGCTCGATCTGTCCACCGTCAAGCTGCGGTACTACTATACGAGCGATGGTCAGCAAACCCAGGCCTTCTGGTGCGACTGGTCGCATGTCGGCAGCTCGAATGTAACCGGGACCTTCGTTACGATGTCGACGCCGAAGCCGGATGCAGACAGCTATGTCGAGATCGGCTTCACGAGCGGAGCCGGTACCCTCGCCCCAGGCGCGGCGGCCGAGATTCAGATTCGCCTGGCCCGCACGGACTGGAGCAACTACACACAGACTGGCGACTACTCCTTCAGACCGATCGGCTCCAGCTACGCCGATTGGACCAAGATGACCGGCTACGCTAACGGCGTGCTGCAATGGGGGATGGAGCCGTAA
- a CDS encoding accessory gene regulator ArgB-like protein: MIEAWAERMAVSIKRSNEQETISVAVMKYALTIVINFLIPCVLVMLVGVISGRFSETLLSLCALVAMRAVSGGYHFNSMVACIGATIVVAAAPPHIPFPQEWVVYGNVVSLAVMAVWAPANIKGYARMPEKYFPLMRGVAVALVGCNFIIQSPTLVMIFLIQSFSLFFTNKKGG; this comes from the coding sequence ATGATTGAAGCATGGGCAGAACGAATGGCAGTTTCAATAAAAAGATCGAATGAACAAGAAACTATTAGTGTGGCTGTTATGAAGTATGCTCTAACGATTGTAATTAATTTTCTGATACCATGTGTTCTTGTTATGTTGGTCGGTGTCATTTCCGGTAGATTTTCTGAGACTTTATTATCCCTTTGCGCCCTAGTTGCAATGAGAGCTGTTTCTGGCGGATATCATTTTAACTCCATGGTTGCCTGTATCGGGGCGACTATTGTTGTTGCCGCAGCGCCTCCACATATTCCATTCCCACAGGAATGGGTAGTATATGGAAATGTTGTGAGCCTTGCTGTAATGGCAGTCTGGGCGCCTGCAAATATTAAGGGATATGCCAGAATGCCTGAGAAGTATTTTCCTTTAATGCGGGGTGTGGCTGTAGCATTAGTAGGGTGCAATTTTATAATACAGTCTCCTACTCTTGTTATGATTTTTTTAATTCAGAGCTTTTCACTTTTCTTTACAAACAAAAAGGGGGGATAA
- a CDS encoding cyclic lactone autoinducer peptide, producing MKPWLAKYISQILDRIAAYFAATASPLVGHRPELPEELKK from the coding sequence ATGAAGCCATGGCTCGCTAAGTACATATCTCAGATATTAGATCGAATCGCAGCTTATTTTGCTGCGACTGCATCTCCACTAGTTGGTCATCGTCCAGAGCTTCCAGAAGAACTAAAGAAGTAA
- a CDS encoding LytTR family DNA-binding domain-containing protein, which produces MKLYVTRDPKNTGELIIIDLQDVLYIENHERTVILHTMDGEYYPLLPTLSTYEQHMQQYNFHRLDRTNLVNLNKVKKYDEERSLVFFEDQETKNSKYGTVSNSSKRVLKKLIKETDDDPS; this is translated from the coding sequence ATGAAATTGTATGTAACCAGAGACCCGAAGAACACGGGCGAGCTAATCATTATCGATTTGCAGGATGTGTTATATATTGAGAACCATGAGCGAACCGTGATTCTGCATACGATGGATGGGGAATACTACCCGTTACTGCCTACTCTCTCTACCTATGAACAGCACATGCAGCAGTACAATTTTCATCGGCTCGATCGCACGAATCTGGTCAATCTGAATAAAGTCAAAAAGTACGACGAGGAGCGATCACTCGTTTTTTTTGAAGACCAAGAAACAAAAAATAGTAAATATGGGACGGTATCCAATAGTTCGAAGAGAGTGTTAAAAAAGCTAATAAAGGAGACAGATGACGACCCTTCATGA
- a CDS encoding RNA polymerase sigma factor, which yields MSPFYHFSYREVIILIKDHALAEDIIQEAFLKATAKRHQLNHAASAKQWIRRIVRNQMLDIIRKKIIIG from the coding sequence TTGAGCCCTTTTTATCACTTTTCTTATAGAGAAGTAATTATTCTGATTAAAGACCATGCGCTTGCAGAGGATATTATACAAGAAGCATTTCTTAAGGCAACTGCTAAACGTCATCAGCTTAACCACGCGGCATCTGCTAAACAATGGATTCGACGAATTGTACGAAACCAAATGCTTGATATTATCCGAAAAAAAATCATCATTGGGTGA
- a CDS encoding sigma-70 family RNA polymerase sigma factor: MEVAATVESEVENSIRNQILYGAIMELKVEYRTLLQKYYLEEKSYKEISIELGISGQIIAQRLARARKKLWGQFSRKWGEEGE, translated from the coding sequence ATGGAGGTCGCAGCTACTGTCGAAAGTGAAGTTGAAAATTCCATACGAAATCAGATTTTATATGGGGCAATTATGGAGTTAAAAGTAGAGTATCGTACTTTGTTACAAAAGTATTATTTGGAGGAAAAGTCTTATAAAGAAATTTCCATAGAATTAGGAATCAGTGGACAAATTATTGCCCAGCGTCTGGCCCGCGCTAGGAAAAAGCTATGGGGTCAATTTTCAAGAAAATGGGGTGAAGAAGGTGAATAG